CAGGCCGCTACATCGTGGTCCTCGCCGAAAAGCCCGCCGCGAGGTACGACGGCGGGACCCCGGGCCTCGCCGCCACCAAGCCGGAGGCGGGCCGGAAGCTCGATGCCCGAAACCAGAACGTCCAGCGGTACCGCCAGCACCTCCAGTCGGTCCAGAAGCAGGTGGCGGGTCAGGAGGGTGTGGCCATCAAGCGCAGCTTCTCCACGGCCCTGAACGCGTTCTCCGCCCAGCTCAGCGCCGAGCAGGCGAGCAAGCTCGCGAAGGACCCCAAGGTCCTGGCCGTGGCCCCGGACCGCCAGTACGCTCCGGACTACTCCAGCACGGACTACCTCAAGCTCCCCGGCAAGACCGGCCTCTGGCAGCAGCAGCTCGGCGGCGTGAACAACGCCGGCAAGGGCGTGGTGGTCGGCGTGATCGACTCGGGCTACACCCCGTCGAGCCCGTTCTTCGCCGGCGACGAGGTCAAGCCTCTCCAGGGCGCCCCGAAGGTCGGTGTCCCGTACCGCAATGAGGACGGCAAGATCGCCATGCTCAAGTCGGACGGCGACACCTTCGTGGGTGACTGCCAGGCGGGCGACGGCTTCGAAGGGACCGAGTGCAACTCCAAGGTGCTCTCGGCCCGGTACTTCGCCGATGACTTCCTCAACACCGTCCCGCCGGAGCACCGCGCGCCGGAGGAGCTGATCTCCCCGGTCGACGTCGGAAGCCACGGCACGCACACCGCGAGCACCGCGGCCGGCAACGCCAACGTCCACGCCAATCTGGGCGACCGGGACATGGGCATCACGAGCGGCGTCGCCCCGGCGGCCAAGCTCTCCATCTACAAGGTCTGCTGGGAGGACGACGACCCGGACACCGGCGGCTGCTACTCCTCCGCTTCGGTGGCGGCCATCGATCAGGCCATCCTGGATGGCGTGGATGTCCTGAACTACTCCATCTCCGGCAGTGCCACCAGCACCACCGACCCGGTCTCTCTGGCCTTCCTCTCCGCCGTCTCGGCGGGCATCTTCGTCTCAGTCTCGGCCGGCAACAGCGGTCCGACCGCGAGCACCGTCAACCACGGCGCTCCGTGGCTGACCACCGTGGCCGCCAGCTCCTTCACGAGCGAACTGCAGGGCACGGTCGAGTTCGAGGACGGCAGCAAGTTCCGCGGCGCCAGCCTCATGGCCACCGAGGTCCCGTACAGCAACCTGGTCCTTTCCGGGAACGCCGCATCCGGCACCGGCAACGCGAACCTCTGCGCCCCCAACAGCCTGGATCCCGCCAAGGTGAGCGGCAAGATCGTGGTCTGCGACCGTGGCGTGGTGGATCGCGTCGCGAAGAGCGCCGAGGTCAAGCGTGCCGGCGGCGTCGGCATGGTCCTGGTGAACCTGAGCGCCTCCAGCGAGGACGTGGACATGCACGCCGTGCCCACCGTCCACGTCAACCCGCCGGCGACCCAGCAGATCAAGGACAAGGTCACCGCGAACCCGGCCATCAAGGCCCGCCTGGTCAACCACGACACCACCGGCCTTCCGGTGGAGCCCCAGCCGCAGGTTGCAGGGTTCTCCTCGCGCGGTCCTCTGCTGGCTTCCGGTTCCGATCTGCTGAAGCCGGATGTCGCCGCTCCCGGCGTCGCCGTCCTCGCCGGTGTCTCCCCGATCGCGGAGCACGGCGCGCTGTTCGGCATGATGTCCGGCACCTCCATGGCCTCCCCGCACATCGCGGGCTTCGGCGCCCTGGCCCTCTCCAAGAACCCGAAGTGGTCGCCCGCCACCATCAAGTCGGCGCTCATGACCACCGCGACGGATCTGAAGAAGGCCGACGGCAGCAAGGACACGGATCTCTTCGCCACGGGCGCGGGCCAGGTGAACCCCGGTGGGTTCCTGAACCCGGGTCTCGTGTACGACGCCGGCCAGGACGACTACCTGCGGTACATCCAGGGCCTGGGCTTCGACCTCGGCATCCCGGGTCTCGGCTCCACCAAGACCCGTGACATGAACGTCCCGTCCTTCGCCCTCGGCAATCTGACGGGCCGCATCGAGGTCACCCGCACGCTCACCGCGCTGACCCCGGGCCTGTACCGCGCCGTGGTCAACGTCCCGGGCGTGAACGTCAAGGTCACCCCGTCGGTGCTGAACTTCAACGCCGCCGGTCAGAAGAAGACCTTCAAGGTCAGCTTCGAGAACGCCGGAGCTCCGCTGGGTCAGTTCGCCATGGGCCAGCTGAGCTGGCAGGGTCTGGGCAAGAGCGTCACCTCGCCGATCGCGGTCCGTCCGCAGTCGGCCGTGGCGGCCACCAACCTGTCCTTCACCACCGCCAAGGGCACGGATAAGGCCACCTTCCCGGTGACCTCCGGCAGCGACCGTCCGACCAAGCTGACCCTGGACGGCCTCTCCAAGGCGGATGCCACGCAGATCCAGCTGGTGCCCGGCCCGGCCGGCGACACGGCGGACGCCTCCAACGCCTCCAAGACCGTGACGGTTCCGGCCGGCACGCCGTTCGCCCGCTTCGCGGTGGTGTCCTCGCAGGACAACGCCGACTTCGACCTCGTGGTCCTGGGCCCGAACGGCAAGGTCTACACGGCGGCCACGGCTTCCGCGAGCGAGTCGGTCTCCCTGAGCAACCCCGCGCCGGGCCAGTACACCCTGCTGGCCAACCTCTACGCGAGCCCGGGTAACCAGCCCGTCAAGGCGAGCCTCGAGGCTTCGGTGCTCGGAGCCTCCGTGGGCAACGCCACGGTGACGCCGAACCCGCTCGTGCTGAAGAACGGCAAGACGGCGGACGTCACGCTCGCCTGGAAGGGCCTGACCCCGGGCTCTTACATCGGGCGCGTCAGCTACGCCGGTTCCTCGGTGCAGACCTTCGTCAACGTCGTGGTGACCGGAACCGGAGCCTCGGTGGCGGCCCCCGCGGCGGAGAGCCCGGATGCCGGGGTCCGCGCCAAGGCGGAGCAGGAACTGCAGAAGCGTCCCGACCTGAATCAGGAGGACGCTCCGGCGGCCGGTTGATCCACGCCGCTGAGTGAAACGGAAGGGCCGGTGGGACATGTCCCACCGGCCCTTCCGGTGTTTCCGGAGGTCACACCGGATTCGCTGAGTCTCCCTGGATGCGCTGCGTTGCCGGGGAGCGTCGCCCGGCGACGCCGCCTCTCAGGCCTCCGAGCCTCCCAGCAGTGGTGCCAGCGCATCCCAGCGGGCGGTCTCCCGCGAATCGGAGCGGCTGAACCGGCGGTCCACCGGCCGGCCCTCCAGGGTGCCCGTGACGTGCGCACGCTGCTCCCCGCCGAAGACCGGGCGGGTCTCGGAGACGGCCGCCCCCTGGCGCGGCAGGGCGGGCAGGAGCAGCCGCGCGCCGTGCCGCACGACGGCGTCGTACGCGGCGGCCGGATCCGGCACCGTCGATGCGGGGCCGGGGCCTTCCGGCCCGCCGACCAGACGGAAGGTCACCTCGGGCGCTCCGGGGGCTGGTGTGAGAGTGACGGTCAGGTCCATGGAGGTCATCGCGTCTCCTGAGGAGTGGGTGGCACGGTGCGGTCCAGCAGGTCCAGGAAGCGGGCGCGCAACTCCTGCGTCTCCTCGGCGAAACCCCGTTGCCGGGCGACGTACTCGGCTTTGCCCTCGGGGGTTTCGATCCGGATGGGGTCGTAGCCCCAGGCGGCGAGGTCGTACGGGGAGGCCTGCATGTCCATGGCGCGGATCCGGTAGGAGAGTTCGAAGCAGTCCATGAGGAACTCGCTCGGCAGCAGCGGTGTGAGCTTGTAGGCCCACTTGTAGACGTCCATGTTGGCGTGCAGGCAGCCGGGCTGTTCCAGGTCGCGCTGAGTCTCCCGGGTGGGCTGGAGCTCGTTCAGCGGGGTGGCGTCCGGGGTGTAGAAGCGGAAGGCGTCGAAGTGGCTGCACCGGATGCGATGTCCTTCGACCACCTGGTCCGTCACCTCGCCGCCGAGCCGGAGGGAGAGGTACTCGTGGCGCAGCTCGAACTTCTCCTGCCGGTACACCATGGCCCATTCGTGGAGACCGAAACAGCCGAACTGCGCCGGTCGGGCCTGCGTTCCGCCCAAGATGATGCGGGCGAAGTCGACGGCTTCACGCCGGTCCGCCAGGAATCCCTCGACGTCGACGGTGACCGCGGCCGTGTCGGGCGCCAGGCCGAGTGCGTCGCGTTCCTCCGTGGTCAGCGCCCGGTGGTGCTTCCAGGCCTGGCGCTCGCGGGCTTCCGGGCCGAGCAGAATGGTCCCGGCGCCAGGATGCCAGCGTCGCAACTGGCCTGGCTTATGGGTGTAGTAGGTGAAGAGGAAGTCTTCCACGGGGTGCTTGCGGCCGGTGTGACGCCGTTCCAGGAAGGGCGCCGCGTACCGGTCCACGCGGGCGGCATGGGCCTCGGCGCGGGGGAGCCACTCGTCCTGGGACAGGACATGATCGGTGGCTGGGACGGTGGCGGACACGCTTCCATTATCCCGCGTCACCGCGCGGGCGCAGACGACGACGCCCGCCGAACCCCTCAGACGTTCGCCCCGGCTTCGCCCAGCAAGGGCCCAAGAGTGGACCACTGACTGATCTTGCAGCCGTCGGTCCTGCTCAGGGAGAGGTCCACGGTCTTGCCGCGGACGGTGCCCTTGATGGTGGCCGTCGCGGGACCGCCGTACTGCTCGGTGCACGCCTGGGCGGTGTTCTTCGCCGTGGGGAACAGATAAGCCGGATGGGCTTCGACCAGGGCGCACGCCTCGTCCGCGATCGGGACCGTGGCCTCCGGCTTCGCGGTCTTGCCGGTGCACAGCAGCCTGGTCTCGGTGGGCTTGGCTCCGGGCTTGGCCAGGACCGTGATGGTCAGATCGGCCGTGGCGGAGGCGTCAGGAGCAGGGTGGTCGCTGGTGGCCGGAGGCGTGGTGGGAAGCCTGCTCGGCGATGGACTCGACGAGGCGCTCCTGGAACCGGTGGCGCCCGGCGTCGTGGTGTCCGGGGAGGGCGTGGCGGACGGAGTGCAGGCGGACAGCGCGATCAGGGAGGCGACGGCGGTCAGGCCCAGCAGACCGGCGCGCAGGCCGGAAGGTGTCCTGAACGAGATGTGCTGGGCCATGGCGTCTCCTTGCTCCGGATCGATGATCCCAGTGTAGGCGCGCAGGGCCCGGCGGGTCAGTCCTCCGCGGTGGCCGCTTCGATGAGGTTGTGCATGGCCTTGTTCAGCACCATGACCTCCTCGCGTGTGAGCTTGAGCCGGCGCATCATGGCGGGCGGGACGGCTCGGGCCTTCTCCTTGAGTGCGAGGCCCTCCGTGGTCAGTTCGACGTCGAGCGCGCGGGCGTCCTGGGCGTTCGGGGTGCGCCGTACGTAGCCCATGTCCTCCAGTCGACGCAGCAAGGGCGAGATGGTGGCGGGCTCGTGCAGGAGCTGTGCGCTGACCTCTTTGACGCTCAGGGGATTGTGGTCCCAGAGGGCCAGCATCACCAGGTACTGCGGGTGGGTCAGGCCGAGGGGTTCCAGCACCGGGCGGTACGCCTGGACGACCGTCCGAGAAGCGACCGTGAGTGCGAAACACAGCTGGTTCTCGAGCGAGAGATCTGTGTCTGCATTGGAATCCACAGGTCCATCCTATCGTTCGGGTTGTCAAGACCCCGTCGAGAGGGCCAAGGAGCGAGATTAGTTAGTGTACTAAATAATTTGCTATGCTGAAGGAGTCGAGGATGCCCTGAACCGAGGGAGAGAGATGAGCGACCAGACCTTCACCCAGCGCTTCATGCGGGCCACCGGGAAATTCCGGGCGGTCTTCGGTCCGGCGAACCGCAGTGCGCTGGATCATGAGATGACCGAGGAGAACAAGGTCCTCCTGGCTCAGCGTCAGGCCGAGACGCTCCAGTGGGAGACGATGACCCGGCCCGACGGCAGCACCTACGTCGTCTCCCGGAATCCGGACGATCACTCGCTCCGCTGAGCCTCCAGGCATCTGAGCCTCGGGGCCTCCGGGATTTCCTGATCCACCGGCTCCTTTCCCCCGCCGCGGACTTAAAATCGTCTTAAGCGCTCCGGGTGGAGAGGCCGCCCGGCGTGAGCAGGGAGGTGGCACGCATGACCACGATGACCGAGAAATTCATGCACCTGACCGAGAACGCCGCGAAGCTCTTCGGCCCGGCGGCGCGCGGTGACGCGGCGGCCCCGGTGGTCCACCGGCACGACGACTTCGAGAAGGCCTCGGAAGAGGACCTCAGTCACTTCGAGATCGAGACGGACTCGCAGGGCCACCATTACGCGACGCGGAAGCCCGGCCCGCAGGAGCCCCACCGCTGAGGTGAGGCGGCGCGCACCTGACAAGGCAGGCGCTTAACCAACACGACGACGGCGGTTCCCCGCCGTCGTCGTCTGCGTGATGCAGCCGGCGCCTCCGCCGTCAGCGGCCGGTGCCGCCGTACACGGTGGCGGTGGAGTCGCCGTCCAGTTCGAACGCCTTGTGGATTGCGCGCACGGCGTCATCCAGCAGGTCCGCGCGGGTGACCACGGAGATGCGGATCTCGGAGGTGGAGATCATGTCGATGTTGATCCCGGCGTCGGAGAGAGCCTTGAAGAAGGTCGCCGAGACGCCCGGGTGGGAGCGCATGCCGGCGCCGATGAGCGACAGCTTGCCGATCTCGGCGTTGTAGTCGATGCTCTCGAAACCGATCTCCGGCTGGGCCGCGCGGAGTGCCTCGAGCG
Above is a window of Arthrobacter sp. Y-9 DNA encoding:
- a CDS encoding S8 family serine peptidase; this encodes MTPAQAAPTVAPGQSSIQQFQAGRYIVVLAEKPAARYDGGTPGLAATKPEAGRKLDARNQNVQRYRQHLQSVQKQVAGQEGVAIKRSFSTALNAFSAQLSAEQASKLAKDPKVLAVAPDRQYAPDYSSTDYLKLPGKTGLWQQQLGGVNNAGKGVVVGVIDSGYTPSSPFFAGDEVKPLQGAPKVGVPYRNEDGKIAMLKSDGDTFVGDCQAGDGFEGTECNSKVLSARYFADDFLNTVPPEHRAPEELISPVDVGSHGTHTASTAAGNANVHANLGDRDMGITSGVAPAAKLSIYKVCWEDDDPDTGGCYSSASVAAIDQAILDGVDVLNYSISGSATSTTDPVSLAFLSAVSAGIFVSVSAGNSGPTASTVNHGAPWLTTVAASSFTSELQGTVEFEDGSKFRGASLMATEVPYSNLVLSGNAASGTGNANLCAPNSLDPAKVSGKIVVCDRGVVDRVAKSAEVKRAGGVGMVLVNLSASSEDVDMHAVPTVHVNPPATQQIKDKVTANPAIKARLVNHDTTGLPVEPQPQVAGFSSRGPLLASGSDLLKPDVAAPGVAVLAGVSPIAEHGALFGMMSGTSMASPHIAGFGALALSKNPKWSPATIKSALMTTATDLKKADGSKDTDLFATGAGQVNPGGFLNPGLVYDAGQDDYLRYIQGLGFDLGIPGLGSTKTRDMNVPSFALGNLTGRIEVTRTLTALTPGLYRAVVNVPGVNVKVTPSVLNFNAAGQKKTFKVSFENAGAPLGQFAMGQLSWQGLGKSVTSPIAVRPQSAVAATNLSFTTAKGTDKATFPVTSGSDRPTKLTLDGLSKADATQIQLVPGPAGDTADASNASKTVTVPAGTPFARFAVVSSQDNADFDLVVLGPNGKVYTAATASASESVSLSNPAPGQYTLLANLYASPGNQPVKASLEASVLGASVGNATVTPNPLVLKNGKTADVTLAWKGLTPGSYIGRVSYAGSSVQTFVNVVVTGTGASVAAPAAESPDAGVRAKAEQELQKRPDLNQEDAPAAG
- a CDS encoding serine protease inhibitor codes for the protein MTSMDLTVTLTPAPGAPEVTFRLVGGPEGPGPASTVPDPAAAYDAVVRHGARLLLPALPRQGAAVSETRPVFGGEQRAHVTGTLEGRPVDRRFSRSDSRETARWDALAPLLGGSEA
- a CDS encoding 3-methyladenine DNA glycosylase is translated as MSQDEWLPRAEAHAARVDRYAAPFLERRHTGRKHPVEDFLFTYYTHKPGQLRRWHPGAGTILLGPEARERQAWKHHRALTTEERDALGLAPDTAAVTVDVEGFLADRREAVDFARIILGGTQARPAQFGCFGLHEWAMVYRQEKFELRHEYLSLRLGGEVTDQVVEGHRIRCSHFDAFRFYTPDATPLNELQPTRETQRDLEQPGCLHANMDVYKWAYKLTPLLPSEFLMDCFELSYRIRAMDMQASPYDLAAWGYDPIRIETPEGKAEYVARQRGFAEETQELRARFLDLLDRTVPPTPQETR
- a CDS encoding serine protease inhibitor; this translates as MAQHISFRTPSGLRAGLLGLTAVASLIALSACTPSATPSPDTTTPGATGSRSASSSPSPSRLPTTPPATSDHPAPDASATADLTITVLAKPGAKPTETRLLCTGKTAKPEATVPIADEACALVEAHPAYLFPTAKNTAQACTEQYGGPATATIKGTVRGKTVDLSLSRTDGCKISQWSTLGPLLGEAGANV
- a CDS encoding MarR family transcriptional regulator; amino-acid sequence: MDSNADTDLSLENQLCFALTVASRTVVQAYRPVLEPLGLTHPQYLVMLALWDHNPLSVKEVSAQLLHEPATISPLLRRLEDMGYVRRTPNAQDARALDVELTTEGLALKEKARAVPPAMMRRLKLTREEVMVLNKAMHNLIEAATAED